In the genome of Fretibacterium sp. OH1220_COT-178, one region contains:
- a CDS encoding AAA family ATPase, translated as MNDRGHTFDVANPKVAGALRHLSFLLHGKEAVLIRLLACVFAGGHLLLEDLPGLGKTTLALAAARLLGLRFGRVQCTNDLLPTDVTGLSVYKAETGQFEFHPGPVFNNLLLVDEINRATPKTQSALLEAMGEEQVTVDGRSYALPRPFFVVATQNPVEHAGTFPLPESQMDRFMIKASIGYPSRDAERRILRLGPQKEDLFAFPALFSAEEIADLQGRIERDVRVDDRILDYVLDLAERTRDQPMLEGGISPRGAMMVLRVARALAWMRGRDYVVPEDVRFLAPEVLAHRLQPARGTTSSREDILQAILDTVPIP; from the coding sequence ATGAACGATCGCGGGCACACCTTCGATGTGGCCAACCCCAAAGTGGCGGGGGCCCTCAGGCATCTTTCCTTTTTGCTGCACGGCAAGGAGGCCGTCCTGATACGGCTTCTGGCCTGCGTCTTCGCAGGAGGCCATCTCCTGCTGGAGGACCTTCCGGGCCTGGGCAAGACGACCCTGGCCCTGGCCGCGGCACGACTGCTGGGTCTGCGCTTCGGCCGGGTGCAGTGCACCAACGACCTCCTCCCGACCGACGTCACGGGGCTGAGCGTCTACAAGGCGGAGACGGGGCAGTTCGAGTTCCATCCGGGCCCGGTGTTCAACAACCTGCTGCTGGTGGACGAGATCAATCGGGCCACCCCCAAGACCCAGAGCGCCCTGCTGGAGGCGATGGGCGAGGAGCAGGTCACCGTGGACGGGAGGAGCTATGCCCTGCCGCGCCCCTTCTTCGTCGTCGCGACGCAGAATCCCGTGGAGCACGCGGGGACCTTCCCGCTCCCCGAATCCCAGATGGACCGTTTCATGATCAAGGCGTCGATCGGCTACCCCTCCCGGGATGCGGAACGGCGGATCCTGAGGCTGGGACCCCAGAAGGAGGATTTGTTCGCCTTTCCCGCGCTCTTCTCGGCCGAGGAGATCGCCGACCTGCAGGGCAGGATCGAGCGCGATGTGAGGGTCGACGACCGGATTCTGGATTACGTTCTGGATCTTGCGGAGAGGACGCGGGACCAGCCGATGCTGGAGGGGGGGATCTCCCCGCGCGGCGCCATGATGGTCCTGCGGGTGGCTCGGGCTCTGGCCTGGATGCGCGGGCGCGACTACGTGGTTCCCGAGGACGTCCGTTTTCTGGCCCCCGAGGTCTTGGCGCATCGCCTTCAGCCGGCGCGGGGGACGACGTCGTCCCGCGAGGATATCCTGCAGGCGATCCTGGACACGGTGCCCATCCCCTGA
- a CDS encoding DUF58 domain-containing protein: protein MRTSPVIRVRPSGGVYILLTVALGVVSVNSGNNLLYLVTALLLGYMAASGIAGRRNVMGAEVWTEMPDEIYAGRAFRVVVKVRNRRRFASLHLIEVLLRSGRGTEVREGPRAFFGLVPPGEVLARSVWMSLPRRGREAVGLELSSAYPFDFFVRWGKEPSEAEVLVFPEPLYRRGEDGSGGEDGEPRGEERGRRFSVETTDVAGIRPYRTGDPVSRIHWKVSARTGTLSTRIFEGPPPPSGRMIDLDALVAAQGVERGLSLAAGRLLESGREGVPLGMKDRGTVIPPASGWGFRLGLLKRLALYEFGRPEGDLR, encoded by the coding sequence ATGCGGACTTCTCCGGTGATCCGGGTCCGCCCTTCGGGCGGGGTCTATATCCTCCTGACCGTCGCCCTGGGAGTGGTCTCCGTCAACAGTGGGAACAACCTGCTCTATCTCGTGACGGCCCTGCTGTTGGGCTATATGGCGGCCTCGGGGATCGCCGGCCGCCGCAACGTGATGGGGGCCGAGGTCTGGACGGAGATGCCCGACGAGATCTATGCGGGCCGTGCCTTCAGGGTTGTGGTCAAGGTCCGGAATCGGCGCCGTTTCGCATCGCTGCATCTCATCGAGGTGCTCCTGCGCAGCGGACGGGGGACGGAGGTGCGGGAGGGGCCCCGTGCTTTTTTCGGGCTCGTCCCGCCCGGGGAGGTCCTGGCCCGCAGCGTGTGGATGAGCCTGCCCCGCCGGGGGCGGGAAGCCGTCGGGCTCGAGCTCTCGTCCGCGTACCCCTTCGACTTCTTCGTCCGTTGGGGGAAGGAGCCTTCGGAGGCGGAGGTGCTGGTCTTTCCCGAACCCCTTTACAGGCGCGGGGAGGACGGCAGCGGCGGTGAGGATGGAGAACCCCGAGGGGAGGAGAGGGGCAGGAGATTTTCGGTCGAGACCACGGATGTCGCAGGCATACGCCCCTATCGGACGGGCGACCCCGTGAGCCGCATTCACTGGAAGGTCTCCGCCCGTACGGGGACCTTGAGCACCCGTATCTTCGAAGGGCCGCCTCCGCCGTCCGGTCGGATGATCGATCTCGATGCCCTGGTGGCCGCTCAGGGTGTGGAGCGCGGGCTCTCCCTTGCGGCCGGAAGGCTCCTCGAGTCGGGGCGGGAGGGCGTGCCCCTCGGGATGAAGGACCGTGGAACCGTGATTCCCCCGGCCTCGGGGTGGGGCTTTCGCCTCGGCCTCCTCAAACGGCTGGCCCTCTACGAGTTCGGAAGGCCCGAGGGGGACTTGAGATGA
- a CDS encoding transglutaminase TgpA family protein: MRPSLRAGVEGPAVRTVSVEAVLDAVVCGCGCLCLLMVWDGIGWGTASVFALALMAVVLVRVLDLPRPPAVLSLGGVVLLLVLVLSRVSRRYMAEPFLEAVLLLFLFRVLDRKSSRDYVQIALLTLVALVVYALLSVEKLFLLAALGTGYCASLILMLAAWQRREADARLSLADAGRLLRRALGIFAMMLPLCLALFFLAPRVRNPILRPLAGGGAVASTGFSERLRLGEVGTIQGSDRLSFRAETEELPPDRLYWRGAVLSYFTGVGWEVDLRARGEGWGHPDANTPQVRQKIILEPGRHRWLFALDRPLATRGGGATGLGNGTFWRHGTGEALRYEAVSVLSPLPGTLSDSAESVFLELPRGYAPALKELTRELIRGIPDGRGRMDAIASHFRGGGYLWSLEGLVLGEDALERFVLDVRRGNCEYFASAAGVMLRMAGVPARLVAGYRGGHYNRSGGYYAVRERQAHVWVEAWDRDARTWVRIDPTPAGSAEGAGETGILGGWWDFWDYLDYQWNSRFVGYNARTQSEWASFLRDLLRNPRASLRAPSGGLGGLRSVLVGGALWLVLPLSGLWLIGTFLRRRRRDPCRVLLERFDRAMRKHGADRRNAEGLEEFVSRLNGPLRRLAEQFVSDFEEVWYGGRPLDPELRERLERRLADLGRLKRDEH; this comes from the coding sequence ATGAGGCCTTCGCTTCGAGCCGGCGTCGAGGGGCCGGCTGTACGTACGGTGTCGGTGGAGGCTGTCCTCGATGCGGTGGTCTGCGGCTGCGGCTGCCTGTGTCTTTTGATGGTGTGGGACGGGATAGGCTGGGGGACCGCTTCGGTCTTTGCCCTCGCCCTTATGGCGGTGGTCCTGGTCCGGGTTTTGGACCTGCCGCGCCCGCCTGCCGTCCTGTCGCTCGGGGGGGTCGTGCTTCTGCTCGTCCTCGTCCTTTCCCGGGTGAGCCGGCGGTATATGGCGGAGCCCTTTCTCGAGGCCGTCCTGCTTCTTTTCCTCTTTCGCGTATTGGACCGTAAGTCCTCCAGGGATTACGTCCAGATCGCGCTCCTCACCCTGGTTGCCCTCGTGGTCTACGCCCTTCTGTCCGTGGAGAAGCTCTTTCTGCTCGCCGCCCTAGGAACGGGATACTGCGCCTCCCTGATCCTGATGCTGGCCGCCTGGCAGAGACGGGAGGCGGATGCCAGGCTCTCCCTCGCCGATGCGGGCCGCCTTCTTCGCCGTGCCCTCGGGATATTCGCCATGATGCTTCCCCTGTGCCTGGCGCTTTTCTTTCTGGCGCCGCGGGTGCGGAACCCCATTCTCCGTCCCCTGGCCGGAGGGGGCGCCGTGGCTTCGACGGGCTTTTCCGAGCGGCTGCGCCTGGGGGAGGTCGGAACGATTCAGGGAAGCGACCGGCTTTCGTTCCGGGCCGAGACCGAGGAGCTCCCCCCGGATCGACTCTATTGGCGGGGTGCGGTGCTCTCCTACTTTACCGGCGTCGGCTGGGAGGTGGACCTGAGGGCGCGCGGCGAGGGCTGGGGACATCCGGATGCGAATACGCCGCAGGTGCGACAGAAAATCATCCTCGAACCGGGGAGACACCGCTGGCTCTTCGCCCTGGACCGGCCGCTCGCGACTCGGGGAGGAGGCGCCACCGGCCTGGGGAATGGAACCTTCTGGAGGCACGGCACTGGAGAGGCGCTCCGTTACGAGGCCGTCTCCGTCCTCTCGCCGCTCCCGGGAACGCTCTCCGATTCGGCCGAGTCGGTCTTTCTTGAGCTTCCCAGGGGTTATGCCCCGGCCTTGAAGGAGCTGACCCGGGAATTGATCCGGGGAATCCCGGACGGGAGGGGGCGGATGGACGCGATAGCGTCCCACTTCAGGGGGGGCGGCTATCTATGGTCTTTGGAGGGGCTGGTGCTGGGTGAGGACGCACTGGAGCGGTTCGTCCTCGACGTCAGGCGCGGCAATTGCGAGTACTTTGCCTCTGCCGCCGGGGTGATGCTGCGCATGGCGGGGGTGCCCGCCCGCCTGGTCGCGGGGTATCGAGGGGGTCACTACAACCGGTCCGGCGGGTACTACGCCGTTCGGGAGCGGCAGGCCCATGTATGGGTGGAGGCCTGGGACCGGGATGCAAGGACCTGGGTCCGTATCGACCCCACCCCTGCGGGCTCCGCGGAAGGGGCGGGAGAAACGGGGATCCTGGGGGGCTGGTGGGATTTTTGGGACTACCTGGATTATCAGTGGAACAGCAGATTTGTTGGGTACAATGCCCGGACGCAGAGCGAGTGGGCGTCGTTCCTGAGGGACCTGCTGCGGAACCCGCGTGCCTCCCTGCGGGCGCCCTCGGGGGGACTTGGGGGCTTGAGAAGCGTCCTGGTCGGGGGGGCGCTTTGGCTTGTGTTGCCCCTGAGCGGCCTGTGGCTCATCGGGACCTTTTTGCGTCGCCGGCGTCGGGATCCGTGCCGCGTGCTTCTGGAACGTTTCGATCGCGCGATGCGAAAGCATGGAGCGGACCGGCGCAACGCCGAGGGACTGGAGGAGTTTGTCTCCCGGTTGAACGGGCCGCTTCGGCGGCTGGCCGAGCAATTCGTCTCGGATTTCGAGGAGGTGTGGTACGGCGGCAGGCCGCTGGACCCGGAGCTCCGGGAGCGTCTGGAACGCCGGCTTGCGGACCTGGGAAGGCTGAAACGCGACGAACATTGA
- a CDS encoding gamma-glutamylcyclotransferase family protein, translating to MRNELVFRRFENAEADAAKCYAVIRSLELSYEDCVSDRLNAAEEESLIQRLLLEQAAPSPEGKGNDGLWSLYDVKDMPKDRQFELAYRPTCLATAILIHLLMKEQSRLLDKGYYDSLLSGLQAVTRWHREENPQGFEPGFLDVYGIYHRCGIYEFLMTYPKFCSEFSDFWLGAVRRLLSTKLEANFWTISYKDAEIAGQLSREVRERHSDFVGRMPHSPDSARLFFLSYDTNMNLEQMKRRCEDAVLLGTTEVEDYRLSFRKSRSSHYATMDRRQGARTPAVLWALTRKDMQALELYEGVPHCYQKHDINVSYQGTMIKAIVFLLPETNPLGRPTQRYEQLIRKNYDYLGFDPSTLEEALEEASKADLPKRD from the coding sequence GTGAGGAACGAACTTGTGTTCCGCAGATTCGAGAACGCCGAGGCCGACGCGGCAAAGTGCTACGCGGTCATACGCTCGCTCGAGCTTTCTTATGAGGACTGCGTCTCGGACCGTCTGAATGCCGCCGAGGAGGAGAGCCTGATACAAAGGCTCCTGCTGGAACAGGCTGCCCCCTCACCGGAAGGTAAGGGGAACGATGGTCTCTGGTCGTTGTACGACGTGAAGGACATGCCCAAGGATCGCCAGTTTGAGCTCGCCTATCGTCCGACCTGTCTGGCCACGGCGATCCTGATACATCTTTTGATGAAGGAGCAGAGCCGGCTTCTGGACAAGGGGTATTACGACTCCCTTCTGAGCGGCCTTCAAGCCGTGACCCGGTGGCACCGGGAGGAAAATCCCCAGGGCTTCGAACCCGGATTTCTGGATGTCTACGGAATATACCACCGTTGCGGCATCTACGAATTTCTCATGACCTACCCGAAGTTCTGTTCGGAGTTCTCCGACTTCTGGCTGGGAGCCGTCCGTCGCCTGCTGAGCACCAAACTGGAGGCCAATTTCTGGACGATCTCCTACAAGGACGCCGAGATCGCCGGCCAGCTCTCCCGGGAGGTGCGGGAACGCCACTCGGATTTCGTGGGGCGCATGCCGCATTCTCCGGACTCCGCGCGCCTGTTTTTCCTGTCCTACGACACGAACATGAACCTGGAGCAGATGAAGAGGCGCTGCGAGGACGCCGTCCTTCTGGGAACGACCGAGGTCGAGGACTATCGCCTCTCGTTCAGAAAGTCCCGAAGCAGCCACTATGCGACCATGGACCGCCGGCAAGGGGCGCGGACCCCCGCCGTCCTCTGGGCCCTGACGCGAAAGGACATGCAGGCTCTCGAGCTCTACGAGGGCGTCCCTCACTGCTACCAAAAGCACGACATCAACGTCAGCTATCAGGGGACCATGATCAAGGCGATCGTCTTTCTCCTGCCGGAGACCAACCCTCTGGGACGACCGACCCAGAGGTACGAACAGCTCATCCGCAAGAACTACGACTACCTCGGCTTCGACCCGTCCACTCTGGAGGAGGCCCTGGAGGAGGCTTCGAAGGCGGATCTCCCGAAACGGGACTGA
- a CDS encoding DUF5698 domain-containing protein → MEVLGLLAIFCARVLDVSCQTTRILFLVKGQRFIAACIGFFEVMIYMLVLGYLLGGGRSLSFVELLFYCGGFAAGNYVGSWLEEKLMNTFILVEVIMEDGERARQAIEAVRNRGLGATVVQGMGRGGPRLLVEIFCRRHDVQAVQALFADEGFVTISDVKRCTGGWFPKRL, encoded by the coding sequence GTGGAGGTTCTGGGGCTTTTGGCGATTTTCTGTGCCCGTGTTCTGGACGTCAGCTGCCAGACGACCCGCATTCTGTTCCTGGTCAAGGGACAACGCTTCATCGCGGCCTGCATCGGCTTTTTTGAGGTCATGATCTACATGCTGGTCCTTGGATATCTCCTGGGAGGGGGCAGATCCCTTTCCTTTGTCGAACTGCTTTTCTACTGCGGCGGGTTCGCGGCGGGCAATTATGTGGGGTCCTGGCTTGAAGAAAAGCTGATGAACACCTTTATCCTTGTCGAGGTGATCATGGAGGACGGAGAACGTGCACGCCAGGCCATCGAGGCGGTTCGAAATCGGGGGCTGGGCGCCACGGTGGTTCAGGGAATGGGGCGCGGCGGCCCTCGCCTGCTCGTCGAAATCTTTTGCAGGCGGCACGATGTTCAGGCGGTCCAGGCTCTTTTTGCCGACGAGGGGTTCGTCACGATATCCGACGTCAAGCGATGCACCGGAGGGTGGTTCCCCAAACGGCTCTGA
- a CDS encoding sensor domain-containing diguanylate cyclase translates to MRTVELERRLMRFEREEKAFREIERSYLDLMDSEVFLLLLLDVQGGVLAANRCAERFWQLASRDGGAAALGSMCAFADAEKLDSLLRQAARERVRARLSLLRANGSQVWVEAELSPSLFRGGDAIQLIGVDVTEKVEAARPQGARDWGRVLDACPGLLCCVLDAQGRLIYVSRGYRAAAKRFLGHDCVVGAPYPPEANSADRSLHDLLASALLGGMGGIELRERHEEGDRFWEMLASPLRSEEGEVAGAVLRMSPISGKRPVPVNDPALAEASSEVSDKGAFDGAAMLDAVSDMLLVADLQGNCLAVNESFSASLNLDPTALLGKPLTDLPLANDPQNADFSGRLRELLNARSGGFEIRVGTSGGELVWLDVRGRPVDWNGSAAVLLTCTDVTLLRRTQEQLRRVAVTDRTTGLLNRQGMERVLVTELERAARYRGSLCLIIMDIDGFRRLNEFRGYEACDRALKTLMKALKNILRPTDFLGRWGGDEFMVLTPQTSGPACLLADALRDTARNGVFDREDSISLSVGVAEFSREMDVSSFVGAAYDAMTAAKKDGGDRTVLAGGADRR, encoded by the coding sequence ATGCGCACGGTCGAGCTCGAGCGCAGGCTGATGCGCTTCGAGCGGGAGGAGAAGGCCTTCCGCGAGATCGAGCGCAGCTATCTGGATCTGATGGACAGCGAGGTCTTTTTGCTTCTCCTGCTCGACGTGCAGGGGGGCGTTCTGGCCGCCAACCGTTGTGCGGAGAGGTTCTGGCAATTGGCCTCGCGGGATGGGGGGGCGGCAGCGCTCGGGTCGATGTGTGCCTTTGCCGATGCGGAGAAGCTGGACTCCCTGCTTCGGCAGGCGGCGCGTGAAAGAGTTCGTGCCCGTCTGTCCCTGCTGCGTGCGAACGGCTCCCAGGTATGGGTGGAGGCGGAGCTCTCCCCCTCGCTTTTTCGTGGGGGCGACGCGATTCAATTGATCGGAGTCGACGTGACCGAAAAGGTCGAGGCGGCTCGGCCGCAGGGAGCGAGAGACTGGGGACGGGTGCTGGATGCATGTCCCGGGCTCCTGTGCTGTGTCCTCGATGCCCAGGGCAGGCTGATTTACGTTTCCCGCGGCTACCGGGCCGCGGCCAAGCGCTTTCTGGGGCACGACTGTGTCGTGGGGGCGCCCTATCCGCCCGAGGCCAATTCGGCGGACCGCTCCCTTCATGACCTGCTCGCGTCCGCGCTGCTTGGAGGGATGGGCGGCATCGAACTGCGCGAACGGCACGAGGAGGGCGATCGCTTTTGGGAGATGCTCGCCTCCCCCCTGCGGTCGGAGGAGGGCGAGGTCGCCGGAGCCGTTTTGCGCATGTCCCCCATCTCCGGGAAGCGGCCTGTCCCCGTCAACGATCCCGCCTTGGCGGAGGCCTCATCGGAGGTGTCGGACAAGGGGGCTTTTGACGGTGCGGCCATGCTGGATGCGGTCTCCGACATGCTGCTCGTTGCGGATCTGCAGGGAAATTGTCTTGCGGTGAACGAGAGTTTTTCCGCTTCCCTGAACCTCGATCCCACGGCGTTGCTGGGCAAGCCCCTGACGGATCTGCCCCTGGCGAACGATCCTCAGAACGCCGATTTTTCCGGTCGATTGAGGGAGTTGCTGAACGCCCGTTCGGGCGGTTTCGAGATCCGGGTCGGCACGAGCGGGGGAGAGCTGGTTTGGCTGGATGTCCGGGGGAGGCCCGTGGACTGGAACGGCTCCGCGGCCGTGCTCCTGACCTGCACGGACGTCACCCTGCTTCGCCGCACTCAGGAACAGCTGCGCCGGGTTGCCGTTACGGACCGCACGACGGGTTTGCTCAATCGTCAGGGGATGGAGCGGGTCCTGGTCACGGAGCTCGAACGTGCCGCCCGTTACCGGGGTTCGCTTTGTCTCATCATCATGGATATCGATGGTTTTCGCCGCCTCAACGAATTCCGTGGGTATGAGGCCTGCGACCGGGCGCTCAAGACCTTGATGAAGGCGCTGAAGAATATTTTGCGTCCTACGGATTTCCTGGGGCGCTGGGGCGGGGACGAATTCATGGTCCTGACGCCCCAGACGTCGGGGCCCGCCTGCCTGCTGGCGGATGCGCTTCGGGACACGGCCCGAAACGGCGTTTTCGACCGGGAGGACTCCATATCCCTGAGCGTCGGTGTGGCCGAGTTCAGCAGGGAGATGGACGTTTCATCCTTTGTGGGGGCGGCCTACGATGCAATGACCGCGGCGAAGAAGGATGGGGGCGACCGCACCGTCCTGGCCGGCGGAGCGGACAGACGATAG
- a CDS encoding deoxynucleoside kinase translates to MGQIQIIVEGMTASGKSTVVNLLSERLGFKVMPEEFRDQHDLLSRFHHDRKWAFPMQLNFLVTRFAQYLCASEEDHYILDRSVFGDKVYATLYYKQGYFRDSQFGCYLTLYDSLLRYTKAPRLLILVHCPFEEIMRRIHARGREDEIAAGEEYWRMLYNAYAPFIDFVKMEMDIPNFLVLDLSDPNFIHTPERVDRFLDEVRSFFPDRFGGETGTGR, encoded by the coding sequence TTGGGACAAATCCAGATCATAGTCGAGGGAATGACCGCGAGCGGCAAGTCGACGGTCGTTAATCTGCTTTCGGAGCGGCTCGGATTCAAGGTCATGCCGGAGGAATTTCGTGATCAGCACGATCTGTTGAGCCGCTTCCATCACGACCGCAAATGGGCTTTTCCCATGCAGCTCAATTTTCTGGTCACGCGTTTCGCTCAGTACCTCTGCGCCTCCGAGGAGGATCATTACATTCTGGACCGCAGCGTCTTCGGGGACAAGGTCTACGCGACGCTCTACTACAAGCAGGGGTATTTCAGGGACAGCCAGTTCGGGTGCTATCTGACGCTCTACGATTCCCTGCTCCGGTACACGAAGGCCCCGAGGCTTCTGATCCTCGTGCACTGTCCCTTCGAGGAGATCATGCGTCGGATTCACGCCCGGGGCCGCGAGGACGAGATTGCGGCGGGCGAGGAGTATTGGCGGATGCTCTACAACGCCTACGCGCCCTTCATCGACTTCGTCAAGATGGAGATGGACATTCCGAACTTCCTGGTGCTGGACCTCTCCGATCCCAATTTCATCCACACTCCGGAGCGGGTGGATCGTTTTCTGGACGAGGTCCGCTCCTTTTTTCCCGATCGGTTCGGAGGGGAGACGGGCACAGGGCGCTGA